Below is a genomic region from Balaenoptera ricei isolate mBalRic1 chromosome 3, mBalRic1.hap2, whole genome shotgun sequence.
AATTAATGCATACATTTCATGCAACCCTGATCTTAGCCCcagtaagggttttttttttttttaattggactaAATGATCtgaaagttttcaaaaaaaacaatgtctgaaataactaataaaattatgaaaaatgaataTTGAGGTGGGACAATTCTTACTGGCTATTAAAGCATACTGTAAATCACTGAATCAAACTAGAACTTGGTGATGAGGGGCCATGGGCAAAAAGGAGAGATCTCAACACCAATTAGGTGAAAGAAGCTCAatgtggaaaacagaaaagatctAGATCCCTTCTACACTGGTCAGATAttctgggtatgtgtgtgtgatgtttaCAATTATGTATACTAAACTCTCAGATAAGATTTTTAGCCCCCTTTCTTCTCTTAAAGTTACAAAGCAGAATCTTAAATTCTTGGGTCAAAAAATTAAAGGGAtaggctattttttaaataatgaaaatgagagaACTTAGAAGAACATATGACACAACCGAAGCTATACTCAGCCTTAAGCTTTTTATTATTAAggggaatgaaaaataaactgttcaagaagttagaaaacaaaataatcataAATGTTGTAACATTGATGATAAAGGATTGGTATCCTTAATGTCTTGAGAGCTCTGCTTCCACATAGGATAGGGAATATTGCTCCCAcagtaaaagaaatcaaaaggaaaagaaaaaaagctagaTAATctgcaaaattaaaacttttttgagCCTCTCATAGGACAGGTGAACTGAACTGAAAAGGGTGGCAACCCCTTCTGAGGACAGCTGAGACACCCAAACTGTCCCACCTTTGGCAGTACATGGGAAGAAAGACTAGAAGCCAAAAGAGGAGATAAGAAAACAACTGATATTTTGACAAATTCATAAAAGCCAAATGTGTGTGAAAAAAGCAGCAGAAACTAGGAGCCACACACACAAGGGAGACCACTTCCAGCAATGAGCTTTTTCTCATGGACCTCAACCAGCACTCATGAGAAAGatggggagcagggcaggggaCCTGACAGAGCCTCTACAGTGGGACAGACGAACAGATGGGGAGGGGCTGCCTCTGGAGGAGAAGCATAAAACCCAGAACCTTCTCTCATACAAAGCGAAACTCATCTGCCACTCGGGCAGGAGCAGAAAACCCTCTCACCCCCAGTCCTCAGCAAAAGGTCAGCTATCACTGGGAAGGGGTAGATTATAGCAAAAGCTCTCTGCTGCTGAGGAGAGGCAGAACCCCAGCCATGCTCACAATCCTGCACTGAGAGAAAGCAAAGATCTCTTGCAACAGCGGTACAGACAAGAAACTTGCTCTTCTGCAAGTTATAAGGCCAAGTTCAGCTGCCATAGGGGAAAGTGACAAATGTTGATAAAGTGCCACCCTTAAGGCTCAGGCCCCCAGGGCCTACATAAGACTGAAGCTGGAgtgagtttctttaaaaaaaaaaaaaaaaaattagcctgcCCCCACCATGAACAACAGCACACTACTTCTGGGAGAAAGGTAAGAAGCATGGAGAAAGAAACCTCCCACCGCACTCCCCATGGCCAGGTGTGCCGAAAGGTAGGGGTGGAGCAGGAACACTGAGAAAAACCCTCCAGTGTTCCAAGCCTCTCACGAAAGCAAGACAGCAGCAGTATGCAGGAGTCTGAAGTCTGTAGTAGAATAATGATAACTATACCAACATCAAAACCCAAACTTAGCTCAACTACTGCCTACATTTAGTCAACCCCTCCACCCTACTAGCCTGACAGATGAAGAAGCGTGCCCATTTTCAGGAGTAAATACTATTTACATCAGTCACTGTTTTTCACTTACATATAATGTCTGGCATTTGGTCAAACTTACATggcaaagaagcaagaaagacCCACTTTGAAGAAAGAAGGCAGTAAACAGAACCAGACTGAGAGATGGCCCAGAAGTTGAAACCATGAGAAAGTGACTTGAAAATACCATGATTAATCTATGGAAGGATCTAGGGGGAAATGTGGTAAACATGCATGAACAGATTGGGAATttcagcagagagatggaaactatttttttaaaaaggaataaaattgattCACTAGAAACAACATGCTATCGTGGATGAAGAAGTCCTTCAAATGGCTTATCAGCAGactagacacacacaaaaaattagtgaacttgagagaaaaagaattagtgaacttgaaTATAGGCCAAGTGaaatttttcaagataaaatcCTGAATTTCAAAGGGTAACAACTTCCTCTGAGGATAGATGggatagggaaaaaaagaaggaaaaaaagaaaaagtgaaaggtagagaaaaaaagagcagagcatacaagaactgtgggacaatatgAAAAGGTATAATATATATGCAACTGAAATATTAGAAGAATAGAGGCAAAATGTCAGAAGAAATATCTGAAAAGACAattgctgagaattttccaaaattaatgaaagacaACAAATCACCAACCTAAACGTTTAGAGAAGCCCAagcagaatacaaagaaaaacgcacatagggacttcccaggtagcgcagtggttaagaatctgcctgccaatgcaggcgacacgggttcaagccctgatccgggaagatcccacatgctgcggagcaactaagcccctgcgccacaactactgagcctgagctctagagcctgcgagccacaactactgagcccacgtgccacaactactgaagcccatgcgcctagagccggtgctccgcaacaagagaagccactgcagcgaGAAGcctgcgacgaagagtagcccccgctcgccgcaactagagaaagcccgcgtgcagcaacgaagacccaatgcagccaagaataataaataaaattaatttttaaaaaagttaaaaaaaaattaaaccaggaGTTTGATTTCCCAAGGCTATCACTCTACCTCTTAAATGTTCCACCAAGAATGGCTATTCCTACATCTCCCCAGAGCTTCCTTGAGCTCTTCTGGATGATACTGGCACAGGTATAACAGGCATTTTTCTCTTAGGTTGATGGATTTATAATCAAGGTAGAAACATTTGCTCAAAATTATCTGAAATGCATCACATATCCATTAATTCATCAACTCAAAACAAATTTACtgatacctactatgtgtcaggtccAGTGATAGGCACTGGggatataataaaaatgacacaGTTCTCTGGCCAAAGGGCAACAGCTTGGGAAATGAGATTCCCACTCCACCTGGCAGGACTGTCCGCTGCACCCACCAAACCCTCCTATCCCGCACATCTTAAAGTGCCAAATATTTCCTCAGCCTGGGAATGTGAACCCCAGCAGACGCCCAGACCAGGAAGCATAGGAACTCTACTTTCACCATAATTAATGTGGAGGGTGCATAAAAAACCAAATTGATGCTTCCAACAGGAAAACTAAAATTTGTTTGTGAGGAGATAGGGCTAAAATAAAAGAGATAGCATTTAATCGAAACCATTTCCTGTGagttggatttcttttttaaaacttggcCGCCTTATCATCTTCTTAGTCACCTTTTCTCCAGGCTTATTGGAGGCGTAGTCCCTCCTAGCAACCTCCCATCTGCTAGAAAACAGAATCAAGAGAAGGAAGAGCCGTGATGATACATCTGTCACTGAGTGAAAATATTAGGAGAAAAGCAATAAATGTACTACCCATTTGCATAAAACCTATTAATGCCCTCTTCAGACTAATGAAATGAATTTTACATGACGGAGAGCAGCTGTGATCTGCTGTTTCTAGTAATGAGGAGTATTTGAAACAATCTGCAAACCACTGCTGCTCCTAATTGCCACGCAACACCTTTGACGTTAGTTCTCTCCAAGTAAAATACTCTCGTTGGCCAGAGGAAGATTTATCTGTTGGGCTCCTCTTTGCTCAAAACGCTGTTAGGTTTCTTGGGTTCCTGTTTTTCTCAAGCTAGTGCAGAACCATGGCATTTCaaatctttctcttttgttttttaattaaaactagtgcccttttttttttttttttttttcctactggcaATCTGAAACCATTTTGAGGGGTATAGTCTCAGTCAGGACTTTCCTCTCCAGTGTGCTGGTCCCGGGTTAACGATGGCCAGGCAAAGCGGCCTTCTGTCTGGCTGTGCTGTATGTAAACACCCAACGCGAGAGGTTTCTAGAGCCCAGCGGTTCGCGGCTCCCGCGAGGGCAGCATGGGGGCTGCGGCAGAGACTGGAAGGGGATCTACCAGGACTGGGAGGGGAGACGCGGAGAGGAAGGTGGAGAAGAGGAATCATGTGTGTTCCTCGAGCGTACACCCCCCATTTGAGTGACAAATGACGAGGCCAACCTATAAAAACAACTAAGCGCAAAGCTACCTGCATCCATCTCCCTCTCCGTGCGTGTGCGTTTTCAACTAACTTTGGGAACTCGTAAGACCCGGCATCGCGCCCAGCGGAGTCTCGCCTCCACCTTGGTTTCCCGCGCCCTGCCTGCCCTGTTCGgtacctcctcttcctccaggctAAGGATGGAGGATCCCTTCAGCCCCTCAACTCCGGAGCCGGCGCCCAACCTCTCCGTACCCATCTCGCTGGGCTGGGGTCTCAACCTGACTTCCGGACAGGGAGCCCCAGTCCCGGGGCCGCCGCCAACGCCGCCGTCCGGGCCGCCCAGCCGCCGCGTCCGCCTGGTCTTCCTGGGGGTCATCCTGGTGGTGACGGTGGCCGGCAACGCTACGGTGCTGTGCCGCCTGTGCGGGGGCGGCGGGCCCTGGGCAGGTCCCAAGCGTCGCAAGATGGACTTCCTGCTGGTGCAGCTGGCCTTGGCCGACCTGTATGCGTGCGGGGGCACCGCGCTGTCGCAGCTGGCCTGGGAGCTGCTGGGCGAGCCGCGCCGGGCCGCGAGCGACCTGGCGTGCCGCTTCGTGCATCTGCTACGGGCATCCGGCCACAGCGCGTCGGCCCACCTCGTGGCGCTCATTGCCCTCGAACGCCAGCGCGCCGTGCGCCGTCCACAGGGCCCGCCGCTGCCCGCGCGCGCCCTCGCCGCCCTGGGCTGGCTGCTGGCGCTGCTGCTGGCGCTGCCCCCGGCCTTCGTGGTGCGCGGGGGCGCCCCCTCGCAGCCGCCCGCCGCGCCTCCGGCCGCCCGCGCTTGGCCCGGGGAGCGTCGCTGCCGCGACATCTTCGCGCCGCTACCGCGCTGGCACCTGATGGTCTACGCGCTCTATGAGGCCGTCGCGGGCTTCGTGGCGCCGGTCGCGGTCATGGGCATCGCTGGCAGCCGCCTGCTCTGCGCCTGGCGGCAGCGCCCGCCCCAGGCCCCATCGGCCGCGGCGCCCAGGTCGGCCAGTCCCGGCCAAGCCCCCGCGCCCAACGCGCTGCCCCGCGCCAAGGTCCAGAGCCTGAAGATGAGCCTGGTGCTGGCGCTGCTGTTCGTGGGGTGCGAGCTGCCCTACTTCGCTGCCCGGCTGGCGGCCACGTGGTCGTCTGGGACGGTGGGAGACTGGGAGGCCGAGGACCTAGCGGTGGCGCTGCGCCTCCTGGGGGTGGCCAACAGCGCTCTCAATCCCTTCGTCTACCTGTTCTTCCAGGCGGGCGACTGTCAACTCCGGCGGCGCTGGCGGAGGCGCCTGGGTGCAGTGTGCTGCCCGCGGGAGGGAGTCGCGGAGGATGACGAGGGCGCCCGGGGCCACCAGGCGCTCCACCGCCACCGCTGGCCCCACCCACATTATCACCACGCTCGGCGGGAGCAGCCGGAGGAGGGTTACTTGCGCCCACCCCCGCCGCGTCCCCGGTCGCTGCCCTGTTCCTGCGAAAGCGTCTTCTAGGTGTTCGATGGCCAGAGACAGGTCATCTGTCGCTGCGGCACCGCCTCCACGGAACACGAGGCCGGCCGGGCTCTATCTAGATCACAACCGTCAGGACGGTCTCCAAGAGCGCTACACTGAAGCTGTCCCCGTCCTCCACTCCCCTATTACATTTCTTTctaatgtttacatttttctacACTCTTCCaggttcttttctcctttccagtTCTCACATTTCCCCATCTGGAGACAGAGAGTGAGCCATTTGTTTGTAAAAGCAAAGTTACAGagttatttttgtagttctttttcacTCCCATAGCGTTCTGGCTAAGACCATTTGCTTTAGTTAAATTGCCAAGCTTTCATTATTTGCTGTGTTATCATCTGTTTTTACTTATTTAGGGTCGTTGTTTAACTGTAGCTGGGGGACCAGAGAATGTGCCTCTCTTTCCGGGAGGAATATCCTCACATTGCTCTCCCTGAGGAGCCTGGAAATTGTACCAGTGATACTGTCAGAAATGTAATCTTGCTGTcacttcagagccacagagtatttgtaaaataaaaacatttccccCAGAGCaattaggactttttttttttttaacatggtaaTGTGTTTTCTCAGAAGAAAATCAGTGTGGACTTTATTTCTGGTCTAGCTTCCACTTAAGGAGAAGCTGGAATtg
It encodes:
- the GPR150 gene encoding probable G-protein coupled receptor 150 is translated as MEDPFSPSTPEPAPNLSVPISLGWGLNLTSGQGAPVPGPPPTPPSGPPSRRVRLVFLGVILVVTVAGNATVLCRLCGGGGPWAGPKRRKMDFLLVQLALADLYACGGTALSQLAWELLGEPRRAASDLACRFVHLLRASGHSASAHLVALIALERQRAVRRPQGPPLPARALAALGWLLALLLALPPAFVVRGGAPSQPPAAPPAARAWPGERRCRDIFAPLPRWHLMVYALYEAVAGFVAPVAVMGIAGSRLLCAWRQRPPQAPSAAAPRSASPGQAPAPNALPRAKVQSLKMSLVLALLFVGCELPYFAARLAATWSSGTVGDWEAEDLAVALRLLGVANSALNPFVYLFFQAGDCQLRRRWRRRLGAVCCPREGVAEDDEGARGHQALHRHRWPHPHYHHARREQPEEGYLRPPPPRPRSLPCSCESVF